A window of the Lolium perenne isolate Kyuss_39 chromosome 7, Kyuss_2.0, whole genome shotgun sequence genome harbors these coding sequences:
- the LOC127301118 gene encoding xyloglucan endotransglucosylase/hydrolase protein 24 codes for MATLPSSCWRSVLLLSVLLVAMDQMAMASLSDDIEVGWGQDHSFFYMDGPDDNQTLALCLDETHGSGFHTKEAYLYARFDIDIMLVPNNSAGTVTTIYLFPVDVPWEYHDEVDLEFLGNVTGEPYTLHTNIFVNGVGHRVEQFRLWFDPTADFHTYSIDWNPKRITILVDGVPIRVFKNHEKDGVPFPSWQKMKLEGTLWNADDWATQGGRVKTDWSAAPFFANYRNLRVSWCQPSPGVAWCGDEPPESTWFEQGLDAVALQNARDTHMIYGYCKDVNRKELPKECTLD; via the exons ATGGCGACGTTGCCATCTTCTTGTTGGCGCTCGGTGCTGTTGCTATCCGTCCTCCTGGTCGCCATGGATCAGATGGCCATGGCATCCCTGTCGGATGACATCGAGGTGGGGTGGGGCCAGGACCACAGCTTCTTCTACATGGACGGCCCCGACGACAATCAGACACTCGCGCTGTGTCTCGACGAGACCCACGGCTCGGGTTTCCACACCAAGGAAGCCTACCTCTACGCCCGCTTCGACATCGACATTATGCTCGTCCCCAACAACTCCGCCGGAACGGTCACCACGATCTAC CTGTTCCCGGTGGATGTGCCGTGGGAGTACCATGACGAGGTGGACCTGGAGTTCCTCGGCAACGTCACGGGCGAGCCCTACACGCTGCACACCAACATCTTCGTCAACGGCGTCGGCCACCGGGTGGAGCAGTTCCGCCTCTGGTTCGACCCCACCGCCGACTTCCACACATACTCCATCGACTGGAACCCCAAGCGCATCAC AATCCTGGTCGACGGCGTGCCGATCCGGGTATTCAAGAACCACGAGAAGGACGGGGTGCCGTTCCCGTCGTGGCAGAAGATGAAGCTGGAAGGGACCCTGTGGAACGCCGACGACTGGGCGACGCAGGGCGGCCGCGTCAAGACAGACTGGTCGGCGGCGCCTTTCTTTGCCAACTACCGCAACCTACGTGTGTCCTGGTGCCAGCCGTCACCCGGCGTGGCCTGGTGCGGCGACGAGCCGCCGGAGTCGACATGGTTCGAGCAGGGCCTGGACGCGGTGGCCCTGCAGAACGCGCGGGACACGCACATGATCTACGGTTACTGCAAGGATGTCAACCGGAAAGAGTTGCCCAAGGAATGCACCTTGGATTAG